One Pyxicephalus adspersus chromosome 3, UCB_Pads_2.0, whole genome shotgun sequence genomic window carries:
- the PGM2 gene encoding phosphopentomutase: MLASTVSSKILRAIAVQEGFHFEETLTGFKWMGNRAKELIDQGKTVLFAFEEAIGYMCCPFVLDKDGVSAAVIAAEMASYLATKNLTLSQQLNVIFNKYGYHISRNSYFLCYDQTTIKNLFDNLRNYDGDSVYPKLCGKFQVSGVRDLTTGYDNNQPDNKAILPTSKSSQMITFTFANGGVATMRTSGTEPKIKYYAELCAAPGNSAYDQLKKELDDLADAIEEHFFQPEKNKLQRKAE; this comes from the exons ATGCTTGCCAGCACCGTCTCCTCGAAGATCCTCCGGGCCATTGCTGTTCAGGAAGGTTTCCACTTTGAG GAGACTTTGACAGGATTCAAATGGATGGGAAATAGGGCAAAAgagctcattgatcaaggaaagACTGTGCTTTTCGCATTTGAGGAAGCCATAG GATACATGTGCTGCCCTTTTGTCTTGGACAAAGATGGAGTAAGTGCTGCTGTCATAGCTGCAGAAATGGCCAGCTATTTGGCAACAAAGAACCTTACCTTATCCCAGCAGCTGAATGTCATTTTCAACAA GTATGGATATCACATTAGTAGGAATTCCTATTTCCTATGCTATGATCAGACTACAATCAAGAATCTTTTTGACAATCTGAGAAATTATGATGGAGACTCTGTTTACCCCAAGCTCTGCGGTAAATTTCAGGTTTCTGGAGTGCGTGACTTAACCACCGGATATGACAACAACCAGCCAGACAACAAAGCT ATACTGCCAACCAGTAAAAGCAGCCAAATGATCACTTTCACTTTTGCAAATGGGGGAGTGGCCACAATGAGAACCAGTGGCACTGAGCCAAAGATTAAATACTATGCTGAGCTGTGTGCTGCTCCAGGAAATAG TGCCTATGATCAGTTGAAGAAAGAACTGGATGACCTTGCTGATGCCATCGAAGAGCATTTCTTTCAGCCAGAGAAAAATAAGTTGCAACGAAAAGCAGAATAA